CGTCGAAGACGACCGCTCGCAGGCCCTGTTCGCACAGAGCGTGCTGCATGGCGCCGGCATGGAAGCGATCGTGCACAGCGACGCCGAAGGCGTGCAGCAGGTGATCAACGAACAGCGCCCGGACCTGATCCTGATGGACCTGCACCTGCCGGGCCTGGATGGCATGCGCCTGACCGCGCTGATCCGCCAGCAGCCCGGCCAGCAGCTGCTGCCGATCGTATTCCTCAGCGGCGACCCGGACCCGGAGCGCCAGTTCGAAGTGCTCGACAGCGGCGCCGACGATTTCCTCAGCAAGCCGATCCGCCCGCGCCACCTGATTGCCGCCGTCTCCAACCGCATCCGCCGCGCCCGCGCGCAGGCGGCGCTGCAGCCGGGTGCGCAGGGCGCGCCGGCCATGAACAACCCGGAGACCGGCCTGCCGACCCGCCACCACGTGATGCATCAGCTCGGCGCGGCGCTGGCGCACGGCGAGCATGGCGGCCTGTTTTTCATCGAGGTGGCCAGCGCACTGGGGCTGCGCGAACGCTACGGCTATGCCGCGTTCGAACGGCTGATGGTGCAGGCCGCGCAGCGGCTGGCCGACAACGCACACCCGCACCTGCTGGCGCGCCTGAACGACAACAGCTTCCTCGTCGTGGCGCGTGGCCTGGACGAGGAATCACTGGACGCGATGGCGCACCAGCTGCGCGATGAACTGTCCGCGCGCTCGTTCGTGATCCGCGATGAGGAATCGGTGCACCTGCGCGGCGTGGTCGGGCATGCACAACTCTCCGGTGGCTTTGGCGATGCCGGCACGGCGCTGGAAGCGGTGGAGCGCACCACGCTGCAGGCGCGGCTGCTGCCCTCCGGCGTGGCCGCGCACGTGCGGCGCGAGGACATCGCCGCGCAGGAACACCTGGCCATGCTCGAAGGCCAGCTGGAACCGGCCTACCAGCCGATCGTGGCGGTGGCCGGTGGCAATACCGCCCAGTACCAGGTGCTGCTGCGCCTGCGCCAGGCCGATGGCAGCGTACTCAACGCGGGCCAGGTGATCCCCGCTGCGGAAGCGGCCGGTCGCATCGCCGACCTCGACCAGCAGGTGCTGGACCATGCGCTGGGCCTGCTCGATCTGTACCGGCACGCCACCCAGCCACTGAGCCTGTTCGTGTCGCAGTCGCTGCGCACCCTGGCCCGCGATGCTTTCGCCGACTGGTTGCTGGAAACGCTGCAGCAGCGTGGACTGCCGGGCAGCGCGCTGGTCATTGACGTGCGCCTGCCCGACGCACTGATCCACACCGTCACCCTGCAGCAGTTCTGCTCGCGCATGAGCGCGGCCGGGGTGCGCTTCTGCCTGAGCCAGTTCGAGCCCAGCGGTGAAGCCAATGCCCTGCTTGGCCAGCTGCCGCTGGCATTCGTGCGCATGGCCGCCCGTTTCTCGAGCAGCCATGCCAACCAGCAGACCCGCGATGAACTGCGTGGCGCGATCGATGCCGCGCACCGTGCCGGGGCACAGATCATCGGCCAGCAGATCGAAGACCCGCAGGCCGCAGCGGCGATGTGGATGGGCGGGGTCGATTTCATCCAGGGCAACATGGTGCAGTCGGCCGGGAGCGAGCTGAACTTCGACTTCCACACCGCGGTGCTCTGAGCATGACGGCCCAAGGACGGGTTCCCTTCGCACTGTGGCTGGCGGCGATCGCGGCCGCCCTTGCCGCTACCGCCAGCGGCATGGCCGCCGCCGGCGCCAACGGCCCATGGCCGGTCATTGCCGCTGCCACCGCCGCAGTGGCGCTGATCGCCGCGCTGGTCGGCGTGAGCCGCTGGCGCGAGGTGCAGGCGCAGCTGGCCCTGGGGCAGCGCCGCCACGAGGCGCTGGCCGTTGAGCGCGACCACCTGCAGCGCGCCATGCAGCAGCAGGACATGCTGGAACAGGAGCTGCTGCAGGCCAAGCAGGCGGCCGAGGCCGCCGCGCTGGCCAAGGGCGAGTTCCTGGCCACCATGAGCCACGAGATCCGCACGCCGCTCAACGGCATCCTGCCGATGCTGGACCTTATCGCGCGCGGCCAGCTGGGCACCGACCAGCGGCAGATGCTGCAGACCGCCACGGTCAGTTCGCAGCAGCTGCTGCGCATCGTCGATGACATCCTGGATTACTCCCGGCTGGAGGCCAAAGGCCTGGACCTGGAGATCACGACGTTCAACCTGCGCGAGCTGCTGGAGGGCATCGTCCAGCTCATGCAGCGCAGCGCTGAAGCCAAGGGCCTGGCGGTGTCGCTGGAACTGGACCCCGCCGTGCGCCTGTCGGTGCGCGGCGACCCGGTGCGGCTGCGCCAGGTGCTGGGCAACCTGATGGTGAACGCCATCAAGTTCACCGAGCGCGGCCAGATCCGCCTGCGCGTGACCCGCCAGGGCGAGACCGCCAGCCAGCACCAGCTGCGCTTCGAAGTCATCGACACCGGCATCGGCATCGACGGCACCCTGCAGGCGCGCCTGTTCCAGTCCTTCAGCCAGGCCGATGCCTCCACCACGCGCATCTACGGCGGCACCGGCCTGGGCCTGGCCATCTGCAAGCGCATCATCGACCTCATGCACGGCAACATCGGGGTGAGTTCGACCCCGCGCCACGGCGCCACGTTCTGGTTCGAGATTCCGCTGCTGAAGGTCGTCGGCGACCTGCCGGCCGCGCCGCTCACCACGCGCGCCCTGCTGGTCAGCGAAGACCCGCTGCTGGTGCAACGCCTGCAGCGCGTGCTGCAGCACCACGACATCCGCCTGCACACGGTAGACAGCGCATCCGCCGCGCTGGACATCCTGCGCGCGCCGGTACGCCCGGGGATCGAGCCGGACCTTGCCTGGGTGATCGCCGACACCCATGCACTACGCCACGGCGCCACCGCCCTGCACCGCGCGGTGCTGCACGATGCCCGCACGCCCACTCCGCGCCTGCTCTGGCTGCAGGGCGACGAGCAGCTGGCCGCACTGCTGCGCGAGAACACCTGCGTGTTGCCGCGCGAGGCTGGTGACGTGGACCTGCATGCGGTGCTGCGCCCGGCAGTGGCCAGTGCGCGCCCGGCCCCCCTGCTGGCCAGCGTGGAGCCCTACAGCGGTCCGGTGGACGCGCCGCAGCTGGGCCTGCGCCTGCTGCTGGTGGAAGACAACAGCGTCAACCTGCTGGTCGCCCAGCGCCTGCTGCAGGTGCTGGGCTGCACCGTCACCACCGCCACCGATGGCGAACAGGGCCTGCTGCAGCTTCAGACCCGCGCCTTCGACCTGGTGCTGATGGACTGCCAGATGCCGGTCCTGGATGGCTACAGCGCTACCCGTCGCTGGCGTGAGCAGGAAGCGGCGGAAGGCCGCCCCCGGCTGCCGATCGTGGCGATGACCGCCAACGCGATGGCCGGCGACCGCGAGCGCTGCCTGCAGGCGGGCATGGACGATTACCTGTCCAAGCCGGTCAACCGCGAGTCGCTGCAGGCCTGCCTGCTGCGCTGGCAGCTCACGATGGAAGACAACGCCGCCGACGCGCGCAATACACCCACCCCATTGCCGCCGCCGCTGCCGCCGCTGGTCGCAGACAACGGCAATGACGACGTTTCGCCCGGGGTGCTCGACACCGGTGTGCTGGATGAGCTGCAGGAGGTGATTGGTGCGGAGACCGCCACCATCATCGCCGTGTTCCTGGAAGACACCCCGCCCTTGATCCGGCAGCTGCAGGACGCGTCGGTGGCCGCCGACCTGGAAACGCTGCGCGCGCTGGCGCACAGCCTGAAGTCGGCCAGTGCGAACGTGGGGGCGATGGCGTTGTCGGTGGCGGCACGTCGGATTGAACACGACGCCCGCGCCGGCACGCTGGAGCGCCCGGCCGTGGCCGTGGCGCTGCTGATTGCCGAATACGCGCGTGCACGGCTGGCGCTGGCCGGCTACCAGGCCGGCATCGGCGCCACGGCCGCGCGCTGAATCAGTCTTCCAGTTTGGTGAGCAGGTAGTTCGGCTCGCCGATGCGCTCGATCAGTTCCAGCTGGGTTTCCAGCCAGTCGATATGCTCTTCCTCGTTGTCGAGGATCTTCACGAACAGCTGGCGGCTGACGTAATCGCCGACCGAATCGGCATAAGCCACCGCTTCGCGCAGGGTGACGGTGCCTTCGCGCTCCAGCGCCAGGTCGCACTGCAGGATCTCGGTGGGGTTTTCGCCGATGCGCAGCTTGCCCAGCGCCTGGAAGTTCGGCAGGCCTTCAAGGAACAGGATGCGATCGGAGAGCACGTCAGCGTGCTTCATCTCCTCGATCGATTCCTTGTATTCGTGGTCGGCCAGTTCCTTCAGACCCCAGTTCTTCAGCATCTTGGCATGCAGGAAGTACTGGTTGATTGCGGTCAGCTCGTTGTAGAGGACCTTGTTGAGGAATTCGATGACCTTCGTGTCGCCTTTCATGAGCGTGCTCCTGCAGCGTGAAAACGCCGGCACTGTAACGCGTCCCCGCAGACGATGAGGGAACGCGAATCATGATCGATCGGTTTACGCGACCTGCGCCAACCCCAGGACAGGCAACGGCAGGTCGTGGGTGTTGCGGGCCTTGGCCAGCAGGTCGGCCGCCATGTCCAGGCAGGAACCGCAGGTAGCGCCGCAGCCGGTGCGCATGGTCAGCTCGGACACGCTGGCGACACCGCTCTGGGCGGCTTCGCGGATCTGGTGGTCGGTTACCCCGTTACAGATGCAGACGTACACGTGCGGACTCGGCAGGCAGGCCCGGATCGGCCTGTGCGTATTCCAATCGAAACGAGAATGGTTGTCAATTTCGTAACTGAATCATTCTCGATACGGTTCAGCGTGCCCGTTCAGCCGGCCCGGCGCGGAGCAAAAAAAAAGACCGATCTTTCGATCGGTCTCTTTCGTATTTGGCTGCCCCGGATGGATTCGAACCACCGAATGCCTGAGTCAGAGTCAGGTGCCTTACCGCTTGGCGACGGGGCAAAACGTGCGTGCAATTGTTGCACTTTCTCACTGGAAAACCAAGCGGACTTGGTGGCTATGGGTGGACTCGAACCACCGACCCCAGCATTATGAGTGCTGTGCTCTAACCGGCTGAGCTACATAGCCTTAGTGAGCCGGCAATTCTGGACATGTAAACGGAATCTGTCAACACCTTTTCACCGCGCTTGTGAGTGGGCAGCGGGCGTGTCACAGTCCTGACCAGTAGATTTTTCTAGGAGTCCGCATCGTGATCGATCCGGACGGCTATCGACCGAACGTCGGCATCGTGCTGATGCGGCAGGACGGGCAGGTGTTCTGGGCACGACGTGTGCGCCGGGATGGCTGGCAGTTCCCGCAGGGTGGCATGAACACCGACGAGACGCCTGTCGAAGCCATGTATCGCGAGTTGCATGAAGAAACCGGGCTGTTGCCAGAGCACGTCGAAGTGCTGGGTGCGACACCGGGCTGGCTGCGCTATCGCCTGCCCGCCCGTGCCATCCGTCGCAACGAGAAGCAGGTCTGCATCGGACAGAAGCAGGTCTGGTTCCTGCTGCGCCTGTCGGGCGACGAATCGCACGTGAAGCTGGACCATACCGACAGCCCCGAGTTCGACCAGTGGCGCTGGGTGGATTTCTGGTACCCGGTCGAACACGTGGTGATGTTCAAGCGCGGGGTCTATGCGCGGGCGCTGCGTCACTTGGCGCCATTGGCCCGGGGCGTGGCCGGCACCGGCGTGGAGTCGATGCCCAAGTCCGCCCAGGAGGCCTGGATGCCGGGGCACGCGGCGGGCCATGACCGCCCGCGCAAGCGCGCGCCGGCACCCAAGCGCGGCGGCGGGTACTGGCCGCGCAGCAAGGCCAAGGGTGAGCCGGGGGCGGTGTAACCGTAACCTGCCCCGCTGAAACGACAAAAGCCCGGCCAAAGCCGGGCTTTTGCTTTCCTCCCAGCGGGATCCCAAAGGATCCCACGCCAGGCGCGATGGATCAGCGCTTGGAGAACTGGGTGGCGCGACGTGCCTTGTGCAGGCCGACCTTCTTACGCTCGACTTCACGGGCGTCACGGGTCATGAAGCCAGCCTTGCGCAGCTCGGACTTCAGGGTTTCGTCGTACTCGACCAGCGCGCGGGCGATGCCCAGGCGGATCGCACCGGCCTGGCCGGTGGTGCCGCCGCCAGCGGCGGTGACCATGATGTCGAACGATTCGGTGTTCTTGGTCAGTTCCAGCGGCTGACGCACGATCATGCGTGCGGTTTCACGGCCAAAGAACTCGTCCAGCGGACGGCCATTGACGGTGATGTTGCCGGCGCCCTTGCGCAGGAACACGCGGGCGGTGGAGGACTTGCGGCGGCCGGTGCCGTAGTTTTGAGTGATAGCCATGATTAGATATCCAGAACCTGGGGCTGCTGAGCGGCGTGCGGGTGCTCGGAACCCGAGTACACCTTGAGCTTGCGGTACATGGCGCGGCCCAGCGGGCCCTTCGGCAGCATGCCCTTGACGGCGGTTTCGATGACGCGCTCCGGGTGGCGCTCCAGCGCCTGGGCCAGAGTTTCGGTCTTCAGGTTGCCGATGTAGCCAGTGAAGCGGTGGTACAGCTTGTCCTGCAGCTTGTTGCCGGTGACGGCAATCTTTTCTGCATTGATGACAACCAGGTAATCACCGGTATCAACGTGAGGGGTGTAGACCGGCTTGTGCTTGCCGCGCAGACGGCGGGCCAGCTCGGTGGACAGACGGCCCAGCGTCTTGCCGGAGGCGTCGACGAGATACCAGTCGCGCTGGACGGTCTCGGACTTTGCAGTGAAAGTGCTCATGAAAGAACTCAGGTAGGTCGGGCTCATTGCGGCCATGGAGCGGCCGGAACTCTGCCACGCGTTGTGAAGAGGCGGGATTGTACTGGCCATTTGGCCCACATGCAAATCGACCGGCGGCATGGCTTGGCAGACCGGCGCCGGGGGGCGAGAATCGATGATCCCCCGCCGCGATGCCCGACCGCATGACCGCGCTCCGCCAGATCACCCCGCTCGACCACCTGCTGACCGAGGCCCAGCGCGCCCTGGACACGGTATTCGGCAACCCGCCGGCCAGCCGCCCGTACCCGGCCGAGGCGACCCCGGACGCACCGATGCCCGCCCCGGCCCGCCGCCACGCGGCCGGCCTGATGCGGATCAACCATGTCGGCGAGGTCTGCGCGCAGGGCCTGTACTTCGGCCAGGCCGCGGTGGCCCGCGAGCCGGAAACCCGTGCCCACCTGCTCGAGGCGGCCCAGGAAGAGACCGACCACCTGGCCTGGTGCGCCCAGCGCCTGCGCGAGCTGGACAGCCGGCCCAGCCTGTTCAACCCGATCTGGTACGCCGGCAGCTATACCATCGGCACCCTGGCCGGGCTGCGCGGGGATGGCTGGAACCTGGGCTTCGTGGTGGAAACCGAGCGCCAGGTGGAAGCCCACCTGGACGAGCACCTGGACACCCTGCCCCCGGTCGACCAGCGCAGCCGCGAGATCCTGAAGGTGATGAAGATCGACGAAGCCCGCCACGCCGACCACGCCGAGCATGCCGGCGCGCGGAGGCTGCCGCCGCCGATCCCGGGCGTGATGGCGCTGGCCTCCAAGGTCATGAAGACCATCGCGTACCGGCTTTAAGGTCAGCCCGAGACGAGTTTCAGCCCGATCACCCCGGCCACGATCAGCCCGATGCAGGCCAGGCGCGGCGCCGAAGCGCTGTCGCCGAACAGGAAGATGCCCAGCGTGGCCACGCCCAGGGCGCCGATGCCGGTCCAGATCGCGTAGGCGGTGCCCACCGGGATGGATTTCATCGCCTGGCTCATCAGGTACAGGCTGACCAGTGCCGCGCCGACCGTGGCGAGCGTGGGCAGCGGCTTGCTGAAGCCGTCCGAATATTTCATTCCGATCGCAAAGCCGATTTCAAAGATGCCGGCCAGCAGCAGGTAGATCCAGGGCATGGGTGCCTCCTAAACAAAAACAAAACGGCCCGGTGTCTTCACACCGGACCGTCGTCGGTAGCTTGCCGTGGAACATTACTTCTGCGCAAAACAGATGTTCCACAGGGCGGGGCGTCCCGCCTTGTGCAGCACCACCCGGGCCATGGCCCGGGCGGGTGTCGCGTGGTGTTACTCGGACAGGTTGCGGCCGTGGAACAGCTCTTCGATCTCGCGCTTGAGCAGCGCTTCGATCTTCATGCGTTCCTTGAACGAGATGTTCTTGGCCTTTTCCTCGAACAGGTACTGGTCCAGGTCGAAGTCCTTCAGGTGCATCTTCGTGTGGAAGATGTTTTCCTGGTAGACGTTGACGTCGAACATCTCGTAACGCGACTTGATGTTCTTGGCCAGGAAGTTCTGGATCGAGTTGATCTTGTGATCGATGTAATGCTTCTTGCCCTTCACGTCACGGGTGAAGCCACGGACGCGGTAGTCCATGATCACGATGTCCGATTCCAGGCTCTCGATCAGGTAGTTCAGCGCCTTCAGCGGCGAAATCACGCCACAGGTAGCCACATCGATGTCCGCGCGGAACGTCGCGATGCCTTCCTGCGGGTGGGTTTCGGGGTAGGTATGGACGGTGATGTGGCTCTTGTCCATGTGCGCTACCACGGCATCGGAGATCAACTCCTTGCCCGCCAGCTTCTTGTCGATCACCGGCTCTTCGGAGATCAGGATCGTCACCGACGCGCCCTGCGGATCGTAATCCTGGCGCGCGACATTGAGGATGTTGGCGCCGATGATCTCGGCGACATCGGTCAAGATTTGAGTCAGCCTATCGGCGTTGTACTCTTCATCGATGTATTCAATGTAACGCTGACGCTCCTCTTCGGTGCGGGCGTAACACACGTCATAGATGTTGAAGCTCAGCGCCTTGGTGAGGTTGTTGAAACCCTGCAACCTCAGGCGAGGCAACGGCTTGACCACGGCGGTCGATCCTGTGTGTGGTGGGAAAGGATCAATTATGGGGCAAAGTGATCGGGGGCGAAACTTGCATTGAAACAAGTTGCTGTGTTGGGGTTTGCCCTTCACAACCCTGATCGTTAAGCTCGCGGCACATAGCCGTGAATTGTTCATGAGCAAAGGGAGCGCCTCAACGTGTCATCTGTGCGCCTTGCCACAAGTCCATTGGCCCTGGACATCGCCACCATTGACCGCTTTCTGGCCCACAGCCACCGACGCCGCTACCCGGCCCGCACGGACGTTTTCCGCCCCGGCGACCCCGCCGGCACCCTGTATTACGTGATCAGCGGCTCCGTTTCCATAATTGCTGAAGAAGAAGACGACCGCGAACTGGTCCTGGGCTACTTCGGCTCCGGGGAGTTCGTCGGCGAGATGGGCCTGTTCGTGGAAACCGACCGCCGCGAGGTGATCCTGCGCACCCGGACCCCCTGCGAGCTGGCCGAGATCAGCTACGAGCGGCTGCACCAGCTGTTCCTTGGCCCGCTGTCCACCGATGCCCCGCGCCTGCTGTACGCACTGGGCCAGCAGGTCTCCAAGCGCCTGCTCGATACCAGCCGCAAGGCCAGCCGCCTGGCGTTCCTGGATGTCACCGACCGCATCGTGCGAACCCTGCATGACCTGTCCCGCGAACCGGAGGCCATGAGCCACCCGCAGGGCACCCAGCTGCGCGTGTCGCGCCAGGAGCTGGCCCGCCTGGTCGGCTGCTCGCGTGAAATGGCCGGCCGCGTGCTGAAGAAGCTGCAGAGCGATGGGCTGCTGCATGCGCGGGGCAAGACGGTCGTCCTGTACGGCACCCGATGACGCCGGATGCCGGCCACCGGCCGGCGCCAACGTCGGCATGACAGCGCCTTTCACGCGCTGCCGCTAGGCTGACGGCATGGCACCTGGCAGCGAATTCTACTGGTTCATCCTGATCGGGCTTGGCGCGCAGCTGGTGGACGGCGCGCTCGGCATGGCCTTCGGGCTCGTCTCATCGTCGGTCATGCTCAGCATGGGCCTGCCGCCGGCGGCGGTCAGCGCAAGCGTGCACACCGCAGAGGTGTTCACGACAGGCGCCTCGGGTGTTTCGCACCTGGTGGCCGGCAACGTGGACAAGCGGTTGTTCCTGCGCCTGGCCCTGCCCGGCGCGGTCGGCGGCTTGCTGGGCGCCTATGTGCTGACCCAGCTGCCCGGTGATGCGATCCGCCCCTTCATCTACGGCTACCTGCTGATCCTGGCGGTCTTCATCCTGCTGCGCGCAGCCGGAAAGCTGGTGCCGCGCCAGGAAGTGAAGCGGGTGCCGGTGCTGGGCTTCGTCGCCGGGCTGCTGGACGCCAGCGGCGGCGGCGGCTGGGGTCCGGTGGCCACCTCCACCCTGCTCGCCCGGGGCGGCCAGGCCCGGACCACCATCGGCACGGTCAACGCGGCCGAGTTCGTGGTGACCCTGGCGGTGTCGATCACCTTCCTGCTCTCGATGGGCCTGCAGTACCTGAACATCGTGGCCGGCCTGCTGATCGGCGGCATGATGGCCGCCCCGCTGGCCGCGGTGCTGGTGAAGCGGGTCAAGGAACGCTGGGTGCTGGTGGCCGTAGGCGTGCTGGTGCTGTCGATCAGCCTGTTCCAGATCAGCGGCGCGGTGCGCGGCTGGCTGGCGGGGTAAAGCGCGGCGCCGTGCGACGCCGGTAGGTATCGACCGTTGGTCGATACGCCTCAGCGGTCGCCGCCGCGATCCACGCAACCCCAGTTGAGGATCCGCGTGCCGGGCTTGAGCACCTGACGGAAATACGCGACCTTGGACACCTTCGGGTTCACCACCACCGGCTCCTTGGCTGCCAGCAGCAACGGCAGGTCCGCGGTGCTGTCCGAATAGGCCACATCGATGTCGCCATAGCCGCGCTCGCGCAGCATGCGCATCTTCTCTTCGTTGTGGCAATGGCGCGTGGCACCAACCGCACCGAAGCGCGGGCCCACTTCACTGCCGATCACCGGCACACCCTGATGGGCGACAAACGCCAGGATGGCGCGGGCCAGCTCCGGCGGCGCGCCGGTGGCCACCACTACCCGGTCGCCCTGCGCCCGGTGCGCGGCGAATACCGCCAGCGCCTCCGGCAGCAGCTTGGCGCGCAGTTGCGCCTCGTGCTTGATCACGTAGGCATCGATCACGCGGTTGAACTCGCGCGCGCGGTGCAACCCGAACGTGGCGATCCAGACATAGACCGAAATACCGGTACGCCGGGTCGGCAACATCGCCACCAGTGGCCCCGCTACCGGCGTCACCAGCAGCGCGGCCAGCAGCCGCAGCGGGTTGCGCTTGATCAGCGAGGCAAACAGGTGGCTGCCGGAATCGCCGTCATAAAGGGTGTGGTCGAAGTCGAAGACCACCAGCGGCGCGTCGTCACGCGGAGTCGGGTAGATCGCAGTCATGCGCTGAAGAATAGCTGACGCAGGCCCTCGCCGGGCTCTTCGACCCGCATGAAGGCCTCACCCACCAGGAACGCATGCACGCCGGCGTTGCGCATCAGGCTCACGTCGTCAGCGCCCAGGATGCCGCTCTCGGTCACCAGCAGGCGGTCGCGCGGCACGGCCTGGCGCATGTCCAGGGTGGTCTGCAGCGACACCTCGAAGGTGCGCAGGTTGCGGTTGTTGATGCCGATCAGCGGCACCGGCACCTGGATGGCGCGTTCGAGTTCATCGATGTCGTGCACTTCCACCAGCACGTCCATGCCCAGCTGCATGGCCAGGTCGGACAGCTCGGCCAGCTGGCGGTCTTCCAGCGCGGCCACGATCAGCAGGATGCAGTCGGCACCCAGCACGCGGGCCTCGTAGACCTGGTACGCATCGATCACGAAGTCCTTGCGCAGTACCGGCAGCGTGCAGGCGTCGCGGGCCTGCTGCAGGTAGGCATCGTCGCCCTGGAAGAAATCCACGTCGGTCAGCACCGACAGGCAGCTCGCCCCACCGAACTCGTAGCTCACCGCGATATCGGCCGGGTGGAAGTCCGGGCGGATCACGCCCTTGGACGGACTGGCCTTCTTCACCTCGGCGATCACCGCCGGGTTGCCGGCGGCAATCGAGGCGCGCAGTGCATCGGCGAAGCCGCGCACCGGCGGGGCGCCGGCCAGGCGTGCCTGCAGCGCTTCCAGGGGGACCCGTGCACGGCGCTCGGCCACTTCAACGGCCTTGCGGGCCAGGATGGTCTCGAGGATGTCGCTCTTGTCGCTCATGTCGTTCAGGGTCCTTCAGGCCGGCCATTATCGGCCAGCCCACAGCAAAGCGTGAAATCGGGCTCAGCCCGCGCGTCGGATGCGCTGGGTCGCATCCACGTAATCCTGCATGCGCTGGCGTGCGCTGCCGTCGGCGATGGCCGCGCGTGCACGGGCCAGGCCGTCGGCGATGCTGCTGGCCACGCCGGCCACGTACAGCGCCGCGCCGGCGTTGAGCGCCACGATGTCCAGCGCCGGGCCGGGCTGGTCGTCGAGCACCCCACGCAGCATCGCGATCGATTCTTCCGGCCCGCTCACCTTGAGGTTGCGGCTGGCCGACATGGCAATGCCGAAGTCTTCGGGGTGGATCTCGTATTCGCGCACCTTGCCGTCGCGCAGCTCGCCGACCAGAGTGCCGGCGCCGAGCGAGATCTCGTCCATGTTGTCGCGGCCCCACACCACCATGGCGCGTTCGGCGCCCAGCTCGCGCAGCACGCGTGCCTGGATGCCGACCAGGTCGGGATGGAACACGCCCATCAGCACGTTGGTGGCGCCCACCGGATTGGTCAGCGGGCCGAGGATGTTGAAGATGGTGCGCACGCCCATTTCGCGCCGCACCGGGGCCACCACCTTCATGGCGGGGTGGTGCATCGGGGCGAACATGAAGCCGATGCCGGTTTCACTGATCGCGCGGGCTACCTCCTCCGGACGCAGCTCGATGATCGCGCCCAGTGCTTCGACCGCATCGGCACTGCCGGACTTGGACGAGACGCTGCGGTTGCCATGCTTGGCGACCTTCGCGCCCGCCGCCGCCACCACGAACATCGCGCAGGTGGAGATGTTGAAGGTATGCGAGCCGTCACCACCGGTACCGACGATATCGATCAGGTGGGTGCGGTCTTCGACCGGCACGGCCAGCGCCAACTCGCGCATCACCGTGGCCGCGCCGGCGATCTCGCCGACGGTTTCCTTCTTGACCCGCAGGCCGGTGAGGATCGCAGCGGTCATTACCGGCGACACCTCGCCGCGCATCACCTGGCGCATCAGATCGACCATCTCGTCGAAGAAGATTTCGCGGTGTTCGATGGTGCGTTGCAGGGCTTCCTGGGGGGAGAAGGTCATGCGGGGTTCCTTTGCAGGAAATTCTTCAGCAGGGCGTGG
This is a stretch of genomic DNA from Stenotrophomonas rhizophila. It encodes these proteins:
- a CDS encoding EAL domain-containing protein, which gives rise to MAVQDNAVASTRATRAETPPADHWQRWASADAPAVAPAPSNVVPLNAAAAAAVSTPPVLPPSQWQQDDATTPPLGSEAPYRVLIVEDDRSQALFAQSVLHGAGMEAIVHSDAEGVQQVINEQRPDLILMDLHLPGLDGMRLTALIRQQPGQQLLPIVFLSGDPDPERQFEVLDSGADDFLSKPIRPRHLIAAVSNRIRRARAQAALQPGAQGAPAMNNPETGLPTRHHVMHQLGAALAHGEHGGLFFIEVASALGLRERYGYAAFERLMVQAAQRLADNAHPHLLARLNDNSFLVVARGLDEESLDAMAHQLRDELSARSFVIRDEESVHLRGVVGHAQLSGGFGDAGTALEAVERTTLQARLLPSGVAAHVRREDIAAQEHLAMLEGQLEPAYQPIVAVAGGNTAQYQVLLRLRQADGSVLNAGQVIPAAEAAGRIADLDQQVLDHALGLLDLYRHATQPLSLFVSQSLRTLARDAFADWLLETLQQRGLPGSALVIDVRLPDALIHTVTLQQFCSRMSAAGVRFCLSQFEPSGEANALLGQLPLAFVRMAARFSSSHANQQTRDELRGAIDAAHRAGAQIIGQQIEDPQAAAAMWMGGVDFIQGNMVQSAGSELNFDFHTAVL
- a CDS encoding hybrid sensor histidine kinase/response regulator, translating into MAAIAAALAATASGMAAAGANGPWPVIAAATAAVALIAALVGVSRWREVQAQLALGQRRHEALAVERDHLQRAMQQQDMLEQELLQAKQAAEAAALAKGEFLATMSHEIRTPLNGILPMLDLIARGQLGTDQRQMLQTATVSSQQLLRIVDDILDYSRLEAKGLDLEITTFNLRELLEGIVQLMQRSAEAKGLAVSLELDPAVRLSVRGDPVRLRQVLGNLMVNAIKFTERGQIRLRVTRQGETASQHQLRFEVIDTGIGIDGTLQARLFQSFSQADASTTRIYGGTGLGLAICKRIIDLMHGNIGVSSTPRHGATFWFEIPLLKVVGDLPAAPLTTRALLVSEDPLLVQRLQRVLQHHDIRLHTVDSASAALDILRAPVRPGIEPDLAWVIADTHALRHGATALHRAVLHDARTPTPRLLWLQGDEQLAALLRENTCVLPREAGDVDLHAVLRPAVASARPAPLLASVEPYSGPVDAPQLGLRLLLVEDNSVNLLVAQRLLQVLGCTVTTATDGEQGLLQLQTRAFDLVLMDCQMPVLDGYSATRRWREQEAAEGRPRLPIVAMTANAMAGDRERCLQAGMDDYLSKPVNRESLQACLLRWQLTMEDNAADARNTPTPLPPPLPPLVADNGNDDVSPGVLDTGVLDELQEVIGAETATIIAVFLEDTPPLIRQLQDASVAADLETLRALAHSLKSASANVGAMALSVAARRIEHDARAGTLERPAVAVALLIAEYARARLALAGYQAGIGATAAR
- the bfr gene encoding bacterioferritin, with product MKGDTKVIEFLNKVLYNELTAINQYFLHAKMLKNWGLKELADHEYKESIEEMKHADVLSDRILFLEGLPNFQALGKLRIGENPTEILQCDLALEREGTVTLREAVAYADSVGDYVSRQLFVKILDNEEEHIDWLETQLELIERIGEPNYLLTKLED
- a CDS encoding (2Fe-2S)-binding protein, which translates into the protein MYVCICNGVTDHQIREAAQSGVASVSELTMRTGCGATCGSCLDMAADLLAKARNTHDLPLPVLGLAQVA
- a CDS encoding RNA pyrophosphohydrolase, whose translation is MIDPDGYRPNVGIVLMRQDGQVFWARRVRRDGWQFPQGGMNTDETPVEAMYRELHEETGLLPEHVEVLGATPGWLRYRLPARAIRRNEKQVCIGQKQVWFLLRLSGDESHVKLDHTDSPEFDQWRWVDFWYPVEHVVMFKRGVYARALRHLAPLARGVAGTGVESMPKSAQEAWMPGHAAGHDRPRKRAPAPKRGGGYWPRSKAKGEPGAV
- the rpsI gene encoding 30S ribosomal protein S9, with the protein product MAITQNYGTGRRKSSTARVFLRKGAGNITVNGRPLDEFFGRETARMIVRQPLELTKNTESFDIMVTAAGGGTTGQAGAIRLGIARALVEYDETLKSELRKAGFMTRDAREVERKKVGLHKARRATQFSKR
- the rplM gene encoding 50S ribosomal protein L13, with translation MSTFTAKSETVQRDWYLVDASGKTLGRLSTELARRLRGKHKPVYTPHVDTGDYLVVINAEKIAVTGNKLQDKLYHRFTGYIGNLKTETLAQALERHPERVIETAVKGMLPKGPLGRAMYRKLKVYSGSEHPHAAQQPQVLDI
- the coq7 gene encoding 2-polyprenyl-3-methyl-6-methoxy-1,4-benzoquinone monooxygenase: MTALRQITPLDHLLTEAQRALDTVFGNPPASRPYPAEATPDAPMPAPARRHAAGLMRINHVGEVCAQGLYFGQAAVAREPETRAHLLEAAQEETDHLAWCAQRLRELDSRPSLFNPIWYAGSYTIGTLAGLRGDGWNLGFVVETERQVEAHLDEHLDTLPPVDQRSREILKVMKIDEARHADHAEHAGARRLPPPIPGVMALASKVMKTIAYRL